From the genome of Globicephala melas chromosome 11, mGloMel1.2, whole genome shotgun sequence, one region includes:
- the COL11A2 gene encoding collagen alpha-2(XI) chain isoform X4 — protein MERCSRCHRLLLLVPLLLGLSAAHAWAGAAPVDVLWALRFPSLPDGVRRARGICPADVAYRVSRPAQLSAPTRQLFPGGFPKDFSLLTAVRTRPGLQAPLLTVYSAQGVRQLGLELGQPVRFLYEDQTGRPQPPAQPVFRGLSLADGKWHRVAVAVKGQSVTLIIDCKKRVTRPLPRSAHPVLDTRGVIIFGAQILDEEVFEGDVQELAIVPGVQAAYESCEQKELECEGGWRERPQRQQSHRAQRSPKQQPPRLHRSQNQEPQRQSIESLYYDYELPYYDVMTTVTTPDYQDPTPGEEEGNLESRPLPPTEEAARGPRGLKGEKGEPAVLEPGMLVEGPPGPEGPAGFPGPPGIQGNPGPVGDPGERGPPGRAGLPGSDGAPGPPGTSLMLPFRFGSGGGDKGPVVAAQEAQAQAILQQARLALRGPPGPMGYTGRPGPLGQPGSPGLKGESGDLGPQGPRGPQGLMGPPGKAGRRGRAGADGARGMPGEPGVKGDRGFDGLPGLPGEKGHRGDTGAQGLPGPPGEDGDRGDDGEIGPRGLPGESGTRGLLGPKGPPGVPGPPGVRGMDGPHGPKGSLGPQGEPGPPGQQGTPGTQGLPGPQGAIGPHGEKGPRGKPGLPGMPGSDGPPGHPGKEGPPGTKGNQGPSGPQGPLGYPGPRGVKGVDGIRGLKGHKGEKGEDGFPGFKGDMGVKGDRGEIGVPGSRGEDGPEGPKGRTGPTGDPGPPGLMGEKGKLGVPGLPGYPGRQGPKGSLGFPGFPGASGEKGARGVSGKSGPRGERGPTGPRGQRGPRGATGKSGAKGTSGGDGPHGPPGERGLPGPQGPNGFPGPKGPPGPPGKDGLPGHPGQRGEVGFQGKTGPPGPPGVVGPQGAAGETGPMGERGHPGPPGPPGEQGLTGTAGKEGTKGDPGPPGAPGKDGPAGLRGFPGERGLPGTAGGLGLKGNEGPAGPPGPAGSPGERGAAGSGGPIGPPGRPGPQGPPGAAGEKGVPGEKGPIGPTGRDGVQGPVGLPGPAGPPGMAGEDGDKGEVGDPGQKGTKGNKGEHGPPGPPGPIGPVGQPGAAGADGEPGARGPQGHFGAKGDEGTRGFNGPPGPIGLQGLPGPSGEKGETGDVGPMGPPGPPGPRGPAGPNGADGPQGPPGGVGNLGPPGEKGEPGEPGSPGVQGEPGVKGPRGERGEKGESGQPGEAGPPGPKGPTGDDGPKGNPGPVGFPGDPGPPGESGPRGQDGAKGDRGEDGEPGQPGSPGPTGENGPPGPLGKRGPAGAPGPEGRQGEKGAKGDPGAVGAPGKTGPVGPAGPAGKPGPDGLRGLLGAVGQQGRPGATGQAGPPGPVGPPGLPGLRGDAGAKGEKGHPGLIGLIGPPGEQGEKGDRGLPGPQGSTGPKGETGIPGASGPIGPGGPPGFPGPAGPKGAKGATGPAGPKGEKGIQGPPGHPGPPGEVIQPLPIQMPKKTRRSVDGSQLMQEDEAVPTGGAPGSPGGLEEIFGSLDSLREEIEQMRRPTGTQDSPARTCQDLKLCHPELPDGEYWVDPNQGCARDAFRVFCNFTAGGETCVTPRDDVTRFSYVDSEGSPVGVVQLTFLRLLSVSAHQNISYPCSGEIQDGPLKLRGANEDELSPETSPYVKEFRDGCQTQQGRTVLEVRTPVLEQLPVLDASFSDLGAPPRRGGVLLGPVCFMG, from the exons ATGGCACCGTGTGGCTGTGGCTGTGAAGGGCCAGTCGGTCACCCTCATAATTGATTGCAAGAAGCGAGTCACCCGGCCCCTCCCCCGAAGTGCTCATCCAGTATTGGACACCCGAGGCGTGATCATCTTTGGTGCTCAGATCCTGGATGAAGAAGTCTTTGAG GGTGATGTTCAGGAGCTTGCCATCGTTCCGGGGGTGCAAGCTGCCTATGAATCCTGTGAACAGAAGGAGCTGGAGTGTGAGGGGGGTTGGAGGGAGAGACCTCAGAGACAACAGTCTCACAGAGCCCAGAGATCTCCGAAGCAGCAACCACCAAGACTTCATAGGTCACAAAACCAGGAACCCCAGCGACAG TCCATTGAGTCTCTCTACTATGACTACGAGCTCCCCTATTACGACGTGATGACTACGGTGACCACCCCTGATTATCAG GACCCCACCCCAGGTGAAGAGGAAGGAAACCTGGAGTCACGCCCCTTGCCACCCACTGAGGAG GCTGCCCGTGGTCCCCGGGGGCtgaaaggagagaagggggagcCTGCGGTGCTGGAACCT GGTATGCTAGTGGAGGGGCCCCCTGGTCCAGAAGGCCCTGCG GGATTTCCTGGTCCCCCTGGCATCCAAGGCAATCCAGGTCCAGTTGGAGACCCAGGCGAGAGG GGCCCCCCTGGCCGAGCAGGGCTCCCTGGATCAGATGGGGCCCCTGGCCCTCCCGGCACATCCCTCATGCTCCCA TTCCGGTTTGGCAGTGGTGGGGGTGACAAGGGCCCCGTGGTGGCGGCAcaggaggcccaggcccaggcaaTTCTGCAGCAGGCACGG CTGGCGCTCCGAGGACCCCCTGGTCCCATGGGATACACGGGCCGCCCTGGACCCTTG GGACAACCTGGGAGTCCTGGACTGAAAGGAGAATCTGGAGACCTAGGACCTCAG ggCCCCAGAGGACCTCAGGGCCTCATGGGCCCCCCTGGCAAGGCTGGGCGAAGG GGCCGAGCGGGTGCTGATGGAGCCCGAGGGATGCCTGGGGAACCTGGAGTGAAG GGTGACCGAGGATTTGATGGCCTCCCAGGGCTACCTGGGGAGAAAGGACACAGG GGTGATACTGGTGCCCAGGGCCTTCCTGGGCCCCCCGGCGAGGATGGAGATCGG ggagaCGATGGGGAGATTGGGCCTCGGGGGCTGCCTGGAGAGTCG GGAACTCGAGGTCTCCTTGGCCCCAAAGGTCCACCTGGGGTTCCTGGGCCCCCG GGAGTCCGAGGCATGGATGGCCCCCATGGTCCCAAAGGAAGCTTG GGACCCCAGGGAGAGCCAGGACCTCCTGGACAACAGGGCACTCCTGGGACCCAG GGTCTCCCTGGGCCCCAGGGTGCCATCGGCCCTCATGGAGAGAAG GGTCCTCGAGGGAAACCAGGGCTTCCTGGCATGCCTGGCTCAGATGGACCCCCG GGTCACCCGGGCAAAGAAGGTCCCCCTGGAACCAAAGGAAACCAG GGTCCATCTGGACCTCAGGGTCCTCTGGGATACCCAGGACCTCGAGGCGTCAAG GGTGTGGATGGAATTCGGGGTCTGAAGGGTCACAAGGGTGAAAAG GGCGAGGATGGCTTTCCTGGGTTCAAAGGTGACATGGGTGTGAAAGGTGACAGG GGCGAGATTGGAGTCCCTGGTTCCAGGGGAGAGGATGGTCCCGAGGGGCCGAAGGGACGCACTGGACCCACTGGAGACCCTGGCCCCCCTGGGCTCATGGGCGAGAAG GGCAAGCTTGGTGTTCCTGGTCTGCCTGGCTACCCCGGACGCCAGGGTCCCAAG GGGTCTCTGGGATTTCCTGGTTTTCCTGGAGCCAGTGGAGAGAAGGGGGCCCGT GGCGTGTCGGGCAAATCAGGGCCTCGGGGAGAACGTGGCCCCACG GGTCCACGGGGTCAGAGGGGACCCCGAGGTGCCACCGGGAAGTCTGGAGCTAAG GGAACATCGGGTGGTGATGGCCCCCACGGGCCCCCCGGAGAGAGG GGTCTCCCTGGACCTCAGGGCCCCAACGGATTTCCTGGCCCCAAAGGACCTCCA GGCCCCCCTGGGAAGGATGGGCTGCCGGGACACCCAGGCCAGAGAGGAGAAGTG ggTTTCCAAGGGAAGACCGGCCCCCCTGGCCCCCCAGGAGTGGTGGGACCCCAG GGAGCCGCAGGAGAAACCGGGCCCATGGGGGAGCGAGGTCACCCAGGCCCCCCGGGGCCCCCTGGAGAGCAGGGACTCACTGGAACAGCTGGAAAAGAAGGGACAAAG GGTGACCCTGGGCCCCCTGGGGCCCCAGGGAAGGATGGTCCCGCTGGTCTGAGGGGCTTCCCGGGAGAAAGAGGCCTCCCTGGCACTGCT GGCGGACTTGGTTTGAAGGGAAATGAAGGTCCGGCTGGTCCCCCTGGCCCTGCA GGCTCCCCTGGGGAGCGAGGTGCAGCAGGATCTGGGGGACCCATTGGCCCCCCAGGGCGCCCAGGGCCGCAAGGTCCCCCTGGAGCAGCAGGAGAGAAAGGTGTTCCG GGTGAGAAGGGCCCCATCGGTCCGACTGGCCGCGATGGGGTGCAGGGTCCCGTGGGGCTTCCTGGCCCTGCTGGCCCCCCGGGCATGGCAGGAGAGGATGGAGACAAG GGTGAGGTGGGAGACCCCGGACAGAAGGGCACTAAAGGGAACAAGGGGGAACAT GGCCCTCCTGGACCCCCTGGACCCATTGGTCCCGTGGGGCAGCCTGGAGCTGCG gggGCAGATGGGGAGCCTGGAGCTCGGGGTCCCCAGGGACACTTTGGAGCCAAAGGTGATGAGGGAACAAGAGGGTTCAATGGGCCCCCAGGACCCATTGGTCTACAG GGTTTGCCAGGCCCCTcgggggagaagggagaaacaGGAGACGTGGGCCCTATG GGACCCCCCGGGCCCCCAGGACCTCGAGGCCCAGCTGGACCCAATGGAGCTGAT GGTCCACAAGGTCCCCCTGGAGGTGTTGGGAACCTGGGTCCCCCTGGAGAGAAG GGGGAGCCAGGAGAGCCAGGATCTCCGGGAGTCCAGGGCGAGCCAGGGGTCAAG GGTCCACGCGGGGAACgtggggagaaaggagagtcGGGGCAGCCAGGAGAGGCGGGACCACCAGGGCCTAAGGGCCCCACCGGTGATGATGGCCCCAAAGGGAACCCT GGTCCTGTTGGCTTTCCTGGTGACCCTGGCCCTCCTGGAGAAAGTGGCCCTCGG GGCCAGGATGGTGCTAAGGGTGACCGCGGAGAAGATGGAGAGCCAGGACAGCCT GGATCCCCTGGTCCCACTGGGGAGAATGGACCTCCTGGACCACTTGGAAAGCGG GGACCTGCTGGTGCGCCTGGTCCTGAGGGGCGACAAGGAGAGAAGGGAGCCAAG GGGGATCCTGGTGCTGTGGGCGCCCCGGGAAAGACAGGCCCTGTGGGTCCTGCAGGCCCAGCAGGAAAACCTGGCCCTGATGGTCTGCGGGGGCTCCTGGGCGCAGTG GGTCAGCAAGGCCGTCCCGGGGCCACAGGCCAGGCTGGACCTCCAGGCCCTGTG GGACCCCCAGGGCTTCCTGGCCTCCGGGGCGATGCTGGGGCCAAGGGAGAGAAG GGTCACCCAGGTCTCATTGGACTGATTGGCCCCCcgggggagcagggagagaagggTGATCGAGGGCTTCCTGGTCCTCAGGGATCCACAGGGCCAAAGGGGGAGACG GGCATCCCAGGAGCATCTGGCCCTATTGGTCCTGGAGGGCCCCCCGGCTTCCCT GGACCTGCTGGCCCCAAAGGAGCCAAAGGAGCCACA GGCCCAGCCGGACCTAAGGGAGAGAAGGGCATCCAGGGCCCTCCGGGACACCCG GGCCCCCCCGGCGAGGTGATCCAGCCCCTGCCCATCCAGATGCCCAAGAAGACTCGGCGCTCAGTGGATGGGAGCCAGCTCATGCAGGAAGATGAGGCCGTGCCAACTGGGGGGGCCCCGGGCAGTCCTGGGGGGCTGGAGGAGATCTTTGGCTCCCTGGACTCCCTGCGGGAGGAGATTGAGCAGATGAGGCGGCCGACGGGGACCCAGGACAGCCCCGCTCGCACTTGCCAGGACCTGAAGCTCTGCCACCCAGAGCTGCCCGACG GAGAGTACTGGGTCGACCCCAACCAGGGCTGTGCTCGGGATGCCTTCCGGGTTTTCTGCAACTTTACGGCCGGAGGGGAAACCTGTGTGACGCCCAGGGATGATGTCACGCGG TTCTCTTACGTGGACTCTGAAGGCTCCCCAGTCGGCGTGGTCCAGCTCACCTTCCTGCGGTTGCTCAGCGTCTCAGCCCACCAGAACATCTCGTACCCCTGCTCTGGGGAGATCCAGGATGGCCCCCTGAAGCTCCGAGGGGCCAATGAGGATGAGCTGAGCCCGGAGACCAGCCCCTACGTCAAGGAATTCAGAGACGGCTGTCAG ACCCAGCAAGGCCGGACGGTGCTGGAGGTTCGAACACCTGTACTGGAGCAGCTGCCAGTGCTGGACGCCTCCTTCTCAGACCTGGGGGCCCCCCCGAGGCGGGGAGGGGTGCTGCTGGGGCCTGTCTGCTTCATGGGCTAA
- the COL11A2 gene encoding collagen alpha-2(XI) chain isoform X2, producing MERCSRCHRLLLLVPLLLGLSAAHAWAGAAPVDVLWALRFPSLPDGVRRARGICPADVAYRVSRPAQLSAPTRQLFPGGFPKDFSLLTAVRTRPGLQAPLLTVYSAQGVRQLGLELGQPVRFLYEDQTGRPQPPAQPVFRGLSLADGKWHRVAVAVKGQSVTLIIDCKKRVTRPLPRSAHPVLDTRGVIIFGAQILDEEVFEGDVQELAIVPGVQAAYESCEQKELECEGGWRERPQRQQSHRAQRSPKQQPPRLHRSQNQEPQRQDPTPGEEEGNLESRPLPPTEEEQTDLQVPSTADRFLTEEYGEGGTDPTAGPYDYTYGYGDDFREETELGPALSAETAHLGAAARGPRGLKGEKGEPAVLEPGMLVEGPPGPEGPAGFPGPPGIQGNPGPVGDPGERGPPGRAGLPGSDGAPGPPGTSLMLPFRFGSGGGDKGPVVAAQEAQAQAILQQARLALRGPPGPMGYTGRPGPLGQPGSPGLKGESGDLGPQGPRGPQGLMGPPGKAGRRGRAGADGARGMPGEPGVKGDRGFDGLPGLPGEKGHRGDTGAQGLPGPPGEDGDRGDDGEIGPRGLPGESGTRGLLGPKGPPGVPGPPGVRGMDGPHGPKGSLGPQGEPGPPGQQGTPGTQGLPGPQGAIGPHGEKGPRGKPGLPGMPGSDGPPGHPGKEGPPGTKGNQGPSGPQGPLGYPGPRGVKGVDGIRGLKGHKGEKGEDGFPGFKGDMGVKGDRGEIGVPGSRGEDGPEGPKGRTGPTGDPGPPGLMGEKGKLGVPGLPGYPGRQGPKGSLGFPGFPGASGEKGARGVSGKSGPRGERGPTGPRGQRGPRGATGKSGAKGTSGGDGPHGPPGERGLPGPQGPNGFPGPKGPPGPPGKDGLPGHPGQRGEVGFQGKTGPPGPPGVVGPQGAAGETGPMGERGHPGPPGPPGEQGLTGTAGKEGTKGDPGPPGAPGKDGPAGLRGFPGERGLPGTAGGLGLKGNEGPAGPPGPAGSPGERGAAGSGGPIGPPGRPGPQGPPGAAGEKGVPGEKGPIGPTGRDGVQGPVGLPGPAGPPGMAGEDGDKGEVGDPGQKGTKGNKGEHGPPGPPGPIGPVGQPGAAGADGEPGARGPQGHFGAKGDEGTRGFNGPPGPIGLQGLPGPSGEKGETGDVGPMGPPGPPGPRGPAGPNGADGPQGPPGGVGNLGPPGEKGEPGEPGSPGVQGEPGVKGPRGERGEKGESGQPGEAGPPGPKGPTGDDGPKGNPGPVGFPGDPGPPGESGPRGQDGAKGDRGEDGEPGQPGSPGPTGENGPPGPLGKRGPAGAPGPEGRQGEKGAKGDPGAVGAPGKTGPVGPAGPAGKPGPDGLRGLLGAVGQQGRPGATGQAGPPGPVGPPGLPGLRGDAGAKGEKGHPGLIGLIGPPGEQGEKGDRGLPGPQGSTGPKGETGIPGASGPIGPGGPPGFPGPAGPKGAKGATGPAGPKGEKGIQGPPGHPGPPGEVIQPLPIQMPKKTRRSVDGSQLMQEDEAVPTGGAPGSPGGLEEIFGSLDSLREEIEQMRRPTGTQDSPARTCQDLKLCHPELPDGEYWVDPNQGCARDAFRVFCNFTAGGETCVTPRDDVTRFSYVDSEGSPVGVVQLTFLRLLSVSAHQNISYPCSGEIQDGPLKLRGANEDELSPETSPYVKEFRDGCQTQQGRTVLEVRTPVLEQLPVLDASFSDLGAPPRRGGVLLGPVCFMG from the exons ATGGCACCGTGTGGCTGTGGCTGTGAAGGGCCAGTCGGTCACCCTCATAATTGATTGCAAGAAGCGAGTCACCCGGCCCCTCCCCCGAAGTGCTCATCCAGTATTGGACACCCGAGGCGTGATCATCTTTGGTGCTCAGATCCTGGATGAAGAAGTCTTTGAG GGTGATGTTCAGGAGCTTGCCATCGTTCCGGGGGTGCAAGCTGCCTATGAATCCTGTGAACAGAAGGAGCTGGAGTGTGAGGGGGGTTGGAGGGAGAGACCTCAGAGACAACAGTCTCACAGAGCCCAGAGATCTCCGAAGCAGCAACCACCAAGACTTCATAGGTCACAAAACCAGGAACCCCAGCGACAG GACCCCACCCCAGGTGAAGAGGAAGGAAACCTGGAGTCACGCCCCTTGCCACCCACTGAGGAG GAGCAGACAGATCTCCAGGTCCCCTCCACAGCTGACAGGTTCCTGACAGAGGAATATGGGGAGGGTGGCACAGACCCCACAGCAGGGCCCTACGATTACACCTATGGCTATGGGGACGATTTTCGTGAGGAGACGGAGCTTGGCCCTGCACTCTCTGCGGAGACAGCCCACTTGGGAGCC GCTGCCCGTGGTCCCCGGGGGCtgaaaggagagaagggggagcCTGCGGTGCTGGAACCT GGTATGCTAGTGGAGGGGCCCCCTGGTCCAGAAGGCCCTGCG GGATTTCCTGGTCCCCCTGGCATCCAAGGCAATCCAGGTCCAGTTGGAGACCCAGGCGAGAGG GGCCCCCCTGGCCGAGCAGGGCTCCCTGGATCAGATGGGGCCCCTGGCCCTCCCGGCACATCCCTCATGCTCCCA TTCCGGTTTGGCAGTGGTGGGGGTGACAAGGGCCCCGTGGTGGCGGCAcaggaggcccaggcccaggcaaTTCTGCAGCAGGCACGG CTGGCGCTCCGAGGACCCCCTGGTCCCATGGGATACACGGGCCGCCCTGGACCCTTG GGACAACCTGGGAGTCCTGGACTGAAAGGAGAATCTGGAGACCTAGGACCTCAG ggCCCCAGAGGACCTCAGGGCCTCATGGGCCCCCCTGGCAAGGCTGGGCGAAGG GGCCGAGCGGGTGCTGATGGAGCCCGAGGGATGCCTGGGGAACCTGGAGTGAAG GGTGACCGAGGATTTGATGGCCTCCCAGGGCTACCTGGGGAGAAAGGACACAGG GGTGATACTGGTGCCCAGGGCCTTCCTGGGCCCCCCGGCGAGGATGGAGATCGG ggagaCGATGGGGAGATTGGGCCTCGGGGGCTGCCTGGAGAGTCG GGAACTCGAGGTCTCCTTGGCCCCAAAGGTCCACCTGGGGTTCCTGGGCCCCCG GGAGTCCGAGGCATGGATGGCCCCCATGGTCCCAAAGGAAGCTTG GGACCCCAGGGAGAGCCAGGACCTCCTGGACAACAGGGCACTCCTGGGACCCAG GGTCTCCCTGGGCCCCAGGGTGCCATCGGCCCTCATGGAGAGAAG GGTCCTCGAGGGAAACCAGGGCTTCCTGGCATGCCTGGCTCAGATGGACCCCCG GGTCACCCGGGCAAAGAAGGTCCCCCTGGAACCAAAGGAAACCAG GGTCCATCTGGACCTCAGGGTCCTCTGGGATACCCAGGACCTCGAGGCGTCAAG GGTGTGGATGGAATTCGGGGTCTGAAGGGTCACAAGGGTGAAAAG GGCGAGGATGGCTTTCCTGGGTTCAAAGGTGACATGGGTGTGAAAGGTGACAGG GGCGAGATTGGAGTCCCTGGTTCCAGGGGAGAGGATGGTCCCGAGGGGCCGAAGGGACGCACTGGACCCACTGGAGACCCTGGCCCCCCTGGGCTCATGGGCGAGAAG GGCAAGCTTGGTGTTCCTGGTCTGCCTGGCTACCCCGGACGCCAGGGTCCCAAG GGGTCTCTGGGATTTCCTGGTTTTCCTGGAGCCAGTGGAGAGAAGGGGGCCCGT GGCGTGTCGGGCAAATCAGGGCCTCGGGGAGAACGTGGCCCCACG GGTCCACGGGGTCAGAGGGGACCCCGAGGTGCCACCGGGAAGTCTGGAGCTAAG GGAACATCGGGTGGTGATGGCCCCCACGGGCCCCCCGGAGAGAGG GGTCTCCCTGGACCTCAGGGCCCCAACGGATTTCCTGGCCCCAAAGGACCTCCA GGCCCCCCTGGGAAGGATGGGCTGCCGGGACACCCAGGCCAGAGAGGAGAAGTG ggTTTCCAAGGGAAGACCGGCCCCCCTGGCCCCCCAGGAGTGGTGGGACCCCAG GGAGCCGCAGGAGAAACCGGGCCCATGGGGGAGCGAGGTCACCCAGGCCCCCCGGGGCCCCCTGGAGAGCAGGGACTCACTGGAACAGCTGGAAAAGAAGGGACAAAG GGTGACCCTGGGCCCCCTGGGGCCCCAGGGAAGGATGGTCCCGCTGGTCTGAGGGGCTTCCCGGGAGAAAGAGGCCTCCCTGGCACTGCT GGCGGACTTGGTTTGAAGGGAAATGAAGGTCCGGCTGGTCCCCCTGGCCCTGCA GGCTCCCCTGGGGAGCGAGGTGCAGCAGGATCTGGGGGACCCATTGGCCCCCCAGGGCGCCCAGGGCCGCAAGGTCCCCCTGGAGCAGCAGGAGAGAAAGGTGTTCCG GGTGAGAAGGGCCCCATCGGTCCGACTGGCCGCGATGGGGTGCAGGGTCCCGTGGGGCTTCCTGGCCCTGCTGGCCCCCCGGGCATGGCAGGAGAGGATGGAGACAAG GGTGAGGTGGGAGACCCCGGACAGAAGGGCACTAAAGGGAACAAGGGGGAACAT GGCCCTCCTGGACCCCCTGGACCCATTGGTCCCGTGGGGCAGCCTGGAGCTGCG gggGCAGATGGGGAGCCTGGAGCTCGGGGTCCCCAGGGACACTTTGGAGCCAAAGGTGATGAGGGAACAAGAGGGTTCAATGGGCCCCCAGGACCCATTGGTCTACAG GGTTTGCCAGGCCCCTcgggggagaagggagaaacaGGAGACGTGGGCCCTATG GGACCCCCCGGGCCCCCAGGACCTCGAGGCCCAGCTGGACCCAATGGAGCTGAT GGTCCACAAGGTCCCCCTGGAGGTGTTGGGAACCTGGGTCCCCCTGGAGAGAAG GGGGAGCCAGGAGAGCCAGGATCTCCGGGAGTCCAGGGCGAGCCAGGGGTCAAG GGTCCACGCGGGGAACgtggggagaaaggagagtcGGGGCAGCCAGGAGAGGCGGGACCACCAGGGCCTAAGGGCCCCACCGGTGATGATGGCCCCAAAGGGAACCCT GGTCCTGTTGGCTTTCCTGGTGACCCTGGCCCTCCTGGAGAAAGTGGCCCTCGG GGCCAGGATGGTGCTAAGGGTGACCGCGGAGAAGATGGAGAGCCAGGACAGCCT GGATCCCCTGGTCCCACTGGGGAGAATGGACCTCCTGGACCACTTGGAAAGCGG GGACCTGCTGGTGCGCCTGGTCCTGAGGGGCGACAAGGAGAGAAGGGAGCCAAG GGGGATCCTGGTGCTGTGGGCGCCCCGGGAAAGACAGGCCCTGTGGGTCCTGCAGGCCCAGCAGGAAAACCTGGCCCTGATGGTCTGCGGGGGCTCCTGGGCGCAGTG GGTCAGCAAGGCCGTCCCGGGGCCACAGGCCAGGCTGGACCTCCAGGCCCTGTG GGACCCCCAGGGCTTCCTGGCCTCCGGGGCGATGCTGGGGCCAAGGGAGAGAAG GGTCACCCAGGTCTCATTGGACTGATTGGCCCCCcgggggagcagggagagaagggTGATCGAGGGCTTCCTGGTCCTCAGGGATCCACAGGGCCAAAGGGGGAGACG GGCATCCCAGGAGCATCTGGCCCTATTGGTCCTGGAGGGCCCCCCGGCTTCCCT GGACCTGCTGGCCCCAAAGGAGCCAAAGGAGCCACA GGCCCAGCCGGACCTAAGGGAGAGAAGGGCATCCAGGGCCCTCCGGGACACCCG GGCCCCCCCGGCGAGGTGATCCAGCCCCTGCCCATCCAGATGCCCAAGAAGACTCGGCGCTCAGTGGATGGGAGCCAGCTCATGCAGGAAGATGAGGCCGTGCCAACTGGGGGGGCCCCGGGCAGTCCTGGGGGGCTGGAGGAGATCTTTGGCTCCCTGGACTCCCTGCGGGAGGAGATTGAGCAGATGAGGCGGCCGACGGGGACCCAGGACAGCCCCGCTCGCACTTGCCAGGACCTGAAGCTCTGCCACCCAGAGCTGCCCGACG GAGAGTACTGGGTCGACCCCAACCAGGGCTGTGCTCGGGATGCCTTCCGGGTTTTCTGCAACTTTACGGCCGGAGGGGAAACCTGTGTGACGCCCAGGGATGATGTCACGCGG TTCTCTTACGTGGACTCTGAAGGCTCCCCAGTCGGCGTGGTCCAGCTCACCTTCCTGCGGTTGCTCAGCGTCTCAGCCCACCAGAACATCTCGTACCCCTGCTCTGGGGAGATCCAGGATGGCCCCCTGAAGCTCCGAGGGGCCAATGAGGATGAGCTGAGCCCGGAGACCAGCCCCTACGTCAAGGAATTCAGAGACGGCTGTCAG ACCCAGCAAGGCCGGACGGTGCTGGAGGTTCGAACACCTGTACTGGAGCAGCTGCCAGTGCTGGACGCCTCCTTCTCAGACCTGGGGGCCCCCCCGAGGCGGGGAGGGGTGCTGCTGGGGCCTGTCTGCTTCATGGGCTAA